CTCTATATTACATGATGAACAAGCCACTAACCTTATGTACGTACGTAAGCATTTGAGATTTTAGAAAAGCACTTGTTTTATTTATTAAGGTCATAATTTGGAAGGTGATCAATGGCCCCAAAGAACCCTAAAAACCTGGCCTTATTTTTCATAAAAGAGGGAAAAGGGGATTTTTAGATGGCCTTTTATTTTTGTAAAGCCAGTTGGCACACGTGTGGTACTAATCATGTTTAGCACCAAAGCCCACCTCAAAGTAATCATTCCCTCCATCTTAGGCTTCTCTTTCAACTTTAATCCCCACTTTTCACTATACGGATTTATCATCCATCACTGTTACACCATACACTATCCCTTTCGCCCCACCAATATGGGCCATCCCGCTCGTGCAATTCATGCTAGGCCTGGCCCATCAACAGTAATTATAATTGAAAATAAATTATTTAGCACCTAAAGAAAATAAGAAATTAGGAAGGAAAGTGAGATGTATATGTTACTACCGGATATGCATTCATATCACCCACCAATGAAATCCAGCTGAGTAGAAAAGTTATAATTAATACATAGAAATGTTCAATGACAACGATTTTCTCTATTGACACTTAAAATCTGCGATTATCTAAAACGTTGAATCATAATGATAACAAAATATGTCTCAATAACTATTATGAATTTAGTTCAGTTATTAAAAACATAGAATTTAGTTTAGTATTTTATTTTAGCTCTTGGTAAGTAAAGGTTCAAATTATATGCCTAGTAGGTTTAGGTCTCCATTGGTTTCTCAATTATTGCTCATGAAATTACATCAAGCTAGAGAGGAAGCTATATACCTTAGCTTTATTAAGTATCGAGTAAAAGAGTGAGAAGAAAGAAGCACTTTATCTATTTATAGACTACTCATACACTCATCCATTGCTTCCCTCCAATACCACTAAGAGCTCTACAACAATGGCTTCCGAGAAGGTCGAGACCATTATTGCCGGAAGCTACTTAGAGATGGAAAGGGAAGATGGTGATGCCAAGGCTTCTGCTAAGAGCAAGCTATCGACGTTTCTCTGGCACGGCGGCTCCGCCTATGATGCATGGTTTAGCTGTGCTTCTAACCAGGTTCATATTTCAAAAAAGATTATAACATTGTTATTCCTTCTTTAATACAGATATGTTTGAGAATATATGTAGCTAGCTAACTAAACTTTGTTTGGTTTTGATGGAACTAACTAATGCAGGTTGCACAAGTGCTTTTGACACTGCCGTACTCATTTTCACAGCTGGGTTTGTTATCTGGGATTCTATTTCAGCTTTTCTATGGATTGATGGGAAGCTGGACTGCTTACCTTATCAGTCTACTGTATATTGAGTACAGAACTAGAAAGGAAAGAGAAAAGGCCGATTTCAGAAACCACGTCATTCAGGTACGCATATCAACCTTTGCACAAGTCTGAAATTTTCAGGGTTTTCGATCTTCTAGCTTTACTTGATGATTACGTTGTGATTTGCAGTGGTTTGAAGTTCTTGATGGACTTCTGGGAAAGCACTGGAGGAATTTAGGCCTCTTTTTCAACTGTACTTTTCTTCTGTTCGGATCTGTAATTCAGTTAATTGCTTGTGCAAGGTAAATGAGTGACTGTAAATTTCAAGAGTTTGGATGTCTATATACTACATAACATTAATAGACTTAGGTAGTATTAAATGGATTAATTTGTTTGTCTTATGCATTTGTTTTGATGCCAGTAACATCTACTACATAAACGACAATCTTGACAAGAGAACTTGGACGTATATCTTTGGAGCTTGCTGTGCTACAACTGTCTTCATACCTTCATTTCATAATTACAGAATTTGGTCGTTCTTGGGTCTTATTATGACTACTTACACTGCATGGTATCTAACCATTGCTTCCCTTATCCATGGACAGGTAATTTACTTGATAATATCACATTTATAATCTAGATCAACTACAAAAATCCATCATTTTGATCTTGATGTAAGTGAAATGTTTTCTTGTCGGATAGTCTGATATGTTAATTACATTGTGTAACTTCTACGAAACAACATAGCATGCTAGATTGTTCGACAATATGACATTATTGGATACCGATCTATGATCAATTTCATCACATAATAATAGATCAACCTTTCTATATGTCCTGATTAGGTTGAAGGAGTGAAGCACTCAGGTCCAACCACGATGGTTCTCTACTTCACTGGAGCCACCAACATTCTCTACACTTTTGGTGGACATGCTGTTACAGTGTGAGAACTGAGTAATTGCAATGAGCTTGCGATGATTCACATTTATGTATGCGAATTTCGGATAATTTGTTAACTTGTTTGTTGATTACTGCAGAGAGATTATGCATGCAATGTGGAAGCCACAGAAATTCAAGATGATATACTTGATGGCAACACTATATGTGCTGACCTTAACTTTACCATCAGCCTCTGCTGTGTACTGGGCTTTTGGAGACGCCCTCTTGACTCATTCCAACGCTCTCGCTTTGCTTCCGAGGACCAGATTTAGAGACACTGCTGTTGTTCTCATGCTCATTCACCAGGTAAAACAGTAGCAATATATATGAAACTGTTCATTTCAAATTGATTAGTTAGTGACTGAAAATGGTATTGGTTGTGTTTTGTACTGCAGTTTATAACATTTGGGTTTGCTTGCACTCCATTGTACTTTGTGTGGGAGAAGTTCTTGAGGATTCATGAGACCAAAAGCATGTTGAAGAGGGCCATTGCTAGACTTCCAGTGGTGATCCCAATTTGGTTCCTTGCAATCATATTCCCATTCTTTGGCCCCATCAACTCAACTGTTGGATCTCTTCTTGTCAGCTTTACTGTCTACATAATCCCTGCTTTAGCTCACATGGTCACTTTTGCTTCTCCACAGGCGAGAGAGGTCAGTCAGTCGTTTTGATCCACACATATATATCGTATGATATGTTATGTTGTTAGATTTAATGCACTTATTGATAGTTTGACAGCGTTACATGTTAAGCCTTGTGTGTCTGTCGATCTGGTAAAAGAACATCTTCATATATATGGTCTGATTCATCGTGGTGTTTGATCAAAATTGCAGAATGCTGTCGAGAGACCACCATCATTCTTAGGAGGGTGGCCAGGATCATACACCATGAACATCTTTGTGGTGGTGTGGGTGGCAATAGTGGGATTTGGATTTGGAGGGTGGGCAAGCATGCTCAACTTCATACACCAAGTTGATACATTTGGTCTATTCACTAAGTGCTACCAATGCCCACCTCACAAAGCTTGAGTAAAGAGATTCCTCCTAGCTACTTTTCAGAAAGTTTTTCTTGACAATTTTAAAGATACATATGTAAGTGTGTGTAAAGAGATTGGCATTTGTAACCCTTTCCTCATCTTTTTATCTACTTGATTTGTACTATTTTTTGCCTCTGTAGCTTCTTTCTCTTTGTAAGATGTTCTTGTTGATGGGCTTTCTGCAGAAAAAAAAGGTGTGATGGCAATTATCATGGCCACCCTTTTATACAGACCTATAGTTGTGTGGTAATTAGACTTCTTTTTGAACAATGTGACTTCCCTCGTTGCCTGATATATTTTTCTTTCCTGATATTGAAACTAAGTTGCTAACGAATTCAATCACTTCAAATTTTTCACTTCGTTTCTAAGTTCGTAAATTTTCTTTCTTAATATGTGAAGATAAAACATGTGTTTGATAAATCATAAATTACTTCAGATTGATCAAAATAATGACAAGTGAGGAAAAGAAGTTTACATGATCCCAAAAGAAATTCATATATTCATATCAATCTAGATGTTCATGACACCTTCCTTATGACAACTTTAAATATCCTACTTAGAAGCTGACAGTGAAAGATTTCAGAATGGTCCATAAGGTCATCCTGATGACCAAACTGAAATGTGTGTTACTATGTCAATGTGCAAAAGGACCAACTCTGATAGTGCTAGCTCGATCACTTTTTCATAGGACTTGTTCTTTCTAGCTAGATCATTCAAGCACCAAAATCAACCTCAGTAGCTGTGTTTGATTGAATGAAAATGCTTGAAAGGCTCATGTGGGAAGGTTTAACTTCTGAAATGGTGGCATGAAGACTACTTTGCGTGAGAGACACTAGCATGTTGCTGCATGATGAGCAGAAGATGTGATCGTCAGATCGTCTTTATAAAATCTTGTAGCTGCAGAAAGCACTGATGGGTACTTCAGGGTCCCAATTACGACACTTATTCAAGGCCAAACTTGACGTGTAAAACCAGTCGTTTTGCTTAATTTGATGGGTTCTATATGTACTACAATGCCTCAAACGACAACGATTTGGAAAATCAGTTCAGTCGCCTAGTTATTGGCTTAACTACACCAATCGAACATAAATTATTGAGAGAGAGAGAGAGAGAAGGGAGCTGTTGGCCCATCATATAAGGTTGGTCAAAGAGAGATCATGATCAACCAAATCGAAGATTTGTGATACGGCCTAGTGCAATTGACACATTACCAAGAACAATCGAGCATGGCTGATCCTTATAATCAGCACTTTAGGTTGGCAATTAGGCATAAGTACGTTAAGAGAAAGTCTTGTCATACGCTATCAAACAACTTTAAATTTGTAAAAATCTTGTGGATCCGGTTCAAGAGCCACAATTTTAACACAATTTTTTACATCTTTTTTCATTCCTTAGATCTTAATTGATTAAATGGTTGTTATTAATTGTGACTATGATTTGACAGATGACATGGTAATAATATTTTTTCCTAATAAAAAAATAAATAAATCAAATTAAACAAAAATTTTGTTAAAGAAAAATATAAAAAAAATTACACGATCAAACTTTTGAAGATAACCATTGTTCTTCAACGAAATCCATGCCCAGGTTTATGACAGAGATGGCTGCTCC
The window above is part of the Fragaria vesca subsp. vesca linkage group LG2, FraVesHawaii_1.0, whole genome shotgun sequence genome. Proteins encoded here:
- the LOC101295387 gene encoding auxin transporter-like protein 3-like, with the protein product MASEKVETIIAGSYLEMEREDGDAKASAKSKLSTFLWHGGSAYDAWFSCASNQVAQVLLTLPYSFSQLGLLSGILFQLFYGLMGSWTAYLISLLYIEYRTRKEREKADFRNHVIQWFEVLDGLLGKHWRNLGLFFNCTFLLFGSVIQLIACASNIYYINDNLDKRTWTYIFGACCATTVFIPSFHNYRIWSFLGLIMTTYTAWYLTIASLIHGQVEGVKHSGPTTMVLYFTGATNILYTFGGHAVTVEIMHAMWKPQKFKMIYLMATLYVLTLTLPSASAVYWAFGDALLTHSNALALLPRTRFRDTAVVLMLIHQFITFGFACTPLYFVWEKFLRIHETKSMLKRAIARLPVVIPIWFLAIIFPFFGPINSTVGSLLVSFTVYIIPALAHMVTFASPQARENAVERPPSFLGGWPGSYTMNIFVVVWVAIVGFGFGGWASMLNFIHQVDTFGLFTKCYQCPPHKA